A stretch of DNA from Anaerolineales bacterium:
ATCCGCCAGAGCAAAGGCTCACCCCAAAAGCGAGGCGTTTGCACTGTGGTCAAGACCATGACCCCCAAGAAGCCTAACTCGGCCCTGCGCAAGATTGCGCGTGTACGCCTGACGAACGGTATTGAAGTGACTGCTTATATCCCCGGTGAAGGGCATGCACTGCAGGAGCACTCCGTGGTGTTAGTGCGCGGTGGTCGTGTAAAAGACCTGCCAGGTGTGCGCTATCATATCGTCAGGGGCTCGCTGGATACTGGCGGCGTCAACAATCGTAAGCAAGGTCGTTCCAAATACGGCTCGAAGCGTCCTAAAGAATAAACCTCGCCCCCTCGGAGTAATCACATGTCTCGACGTAGTAAACCAGAAAAACACGAAATCCCGGGCGATGTGCGCTTTAATAGCGAGCACGTCCAGAACTTCATCAACCGCGTGATCAAGAGCGGCAAGCGTAGTGTAGCAACTACCATTGTATATGATGCGTTTGACATGATTGAAGATAGAACGAAACGCAGCTCTCTCGAAATCTTTGAGCTGGCCATCAAGAATGTATCGCCCATCCTCGAGGTAAAACCCCGTCGTGTGGGTGGAGCCACGTATCAGATCCCGATGGAAGTGCCTCCCTACAGGCGTTTCGCACTCGCTTCACGCTGGATCCTGCAGGGCGCCAATGCGCGCTCGGGGAAATCCTTTGCAGAGAAGCTGGCAGGCGAGCTCCTGGACGCCTCCAATAATACTGGTTCAGCCATCCGCAAGCGCGAAGAAACTCATAAAATGGCTGAAGCAAACCGTGCCTTTTCGCATTACCGGGCATAGGCTTTCAAATTACGCGAGTTATTTTGTAGTGGTCAAAGGTAACCTGTATGCCTCGCCAGTATCCTCTCGATCTGTATCGCAATATTGGCATTATTGCCCATATTGACGCTGGCAAGACCACCACTACCGAACGCATCCTTTTCTACACAGGCAAAACCCACCGCCTCGGATCAGTTGACGATGGTACCACAGTCACTGATTGGATGGAGCAGGAACGTGAACGAGGTATCACCATAGTTTCTGCGGCAGTTTCTGCTGAGTGGAAAGGTTACCAAATCAATATCATTGATACGCCAGGGCATATTGACTTCACTGCTGAAGTCCAGCGCTCACTACGTGTCTTAGACGGCGGGATCGTCGTTTTTGATGCGGTTCAAGGCGTTGAACCGCAGAGTGAGACGGTTTGGCGCCAGGCAGATCGCTACCATGTACCCCGCATCTGCTTCGTCAACAAGATGGATCGTGTGGGTGCTTCCTTTGAGCGGTCCA
This window harbors:
- a CDS encoding 30S ribosomal protein S12, whose product is MPTINQLVRRGRKTKREKSKAPALLYTLNLNNQNRIRQSKGSPQKRGVCTVVKTMTPKKPNSALRKIARVRLTNGIEVTAYIPGEGHALQEHSVVLVRGGRVKDLPGVRYHIVRGSLDTGGVNNRKQGRSKYGSKRPKE
- a CDS encoding 30S ribosomal protein S7, with product MSRRSKPEKHEIPGDVRFNSEHVQNFINRVIKSGKRSVATTIVYDAFDMIEDRTKRSSLEIFELAIKNVSPILEVKPRRVGGATYQIPMEVPPYRRFALASRWILQGANARSGKSFAEKLAGELLDASNNTGSAIRKREETHKMAEANRAFSHYRA